The Pseudonocardia broussonetiae DNA segment GGGCGCGGGTGCACGCGGAGTAGAACAGCCGCCGCTCCTCGGCCAGCAGCGGCGCCATCCGCGAGACCGTCTCCTGGGGCGCCGCGACCCCCGCGACGAGGTCGACGAGCCGCTCGTTGCCGAGCAGGCTGCCGCGCAGCCGCAGGTCGGGCCAGGCGCCCTCCTGCACACCGGGCACCGCGACGACGTCCCACTCGCGCCCGCGGGCGGCGTGCGCGGTGAGCAGGACGACGGCGTCGCCGCGGGGCGCGCGGGCGGCGAGGGTGTCGGTGGGCAGGTGCTGCTCGGTGAGGTACTCGGTGAAGCCGACGACCCCCGCCCCGGGCAGCCGGTCGGTGTGGCGGGCGGCGGCGTCGAAGAGGGCGAGGACGGCGTCGAGGTCGCGGTCGGCGGCGGCACCGGCGGGGCCGCCCCGCGCGCTCGCCTCGCTCCAGCGCTGCCCGAGGCCGCAGCGCTGCCACACCCGCCACAGCACCTCCTCGGCGCTCTCGCCGTCGCGCACGGCGTCGCCGGCCAGCGCGAGCAGCGCCCCGACGCGGCGGAGCGGCGCGGTCTCGCTCGGCGGCAGGGCGGCCAGCGGGTCGGGACGCCCGCGCGCCGCGGCCTGCAGGGCCTCGACGAGCAGCGGATCGGAGCCCTCGGAGGCGGCGTCCGGCCCGGCGTCCGGGCCCCCGGCGTGCAGGCGCAGCAGGCCGCGGCGCAGGCGGCGCATCCGCATCGGGTCGGCCGAGCCGAGCGGCGAGGTGAGCAGCGCGGTGGCCGCGTCGGCGTCGAGCTCCGCGGGCCGCGCGGCGAAGCGCAGCACCATGAGCAGCGGGACGACCGCGGGCTGACGGGCGATCGGCAGCTCGTCGGGCGGCGCGGCGATCGGGACGCCCGCGGCGAGCAGCGCACGCCGCAGCGTGGGCAGCGAGCGGCGGGTGGACCGGGCGAGCACGGCCATCCGCGACCACGGCACGCCGTCGGTGAGGTGGGCGCGGCGCAGCCGGTCGGCGACCCAGCCGGCCTCCTGCGCGGCGGAGGCGAAGATCCGGACGTCGACGGAGCCCGCGTCGGGGTCCTCCCCCGCCGCCCCGACGCGCGTGCGACCCGCCCCCGCGCCGGGCAGGCGCGCCGCGAGCCGCGAGCCGGCCGCGCGGACGACCGGGGAACCGCGGTGGTCGGTGCGGAGCACGACGGTCTCGGCGTCGATCGCGTTCATGCCGTCGGGGTCGGCGCCGCGGAAGGCCAGCACCGCCTGGTCGGGATCGCCGGCCAGCAGCACCGTGCGCGCGGTGGAGCCCAGCGCCCGCACGAGCTCCATCTGCTGGGGGTCGAGGTCCTGGGCGTCGTCGACGAGCAGGTGGCGCACGCGGTGGCGCTCGGCCGCGAGCAGGTCGGGGTCGGACGCCAGCGCGTCGAGCGCCGCCGAGACCAGCTCCGCGGCGTCGAGGGCGGGCGCGGTGGCCTGCGGGGCGCCCCGGCCCGCGGCGCCGCGCAGCAGCGTGACCTGCTCGTAGGTGCGGAAGAAGCGCCCCGCGGCGCTCCAGGCCGGCACGTCGTGGCGCTCGCCCAGCTCAGCCAGCTCGTCGGGGCCCAGCCCGCGCTCGGCGGCGCGCAGGATCAGCTCGCGCAGCTCCGCGGCGAACCCGGGCACGCCGAGCGCCGGGTGCAGGCGCTCGGACCAGCCGGAGCCGGGGACGTCACCGAACAGCTCCCCGGCCAGCAGATCGCGCACCACGGCGTCCTGCTCGGCGCTCGCGAGCAGCCGCGGTGGCGGGTCGCCGTGGCGGGCGGCGTGCAGCCGCAGCACGCCGAACGCGTACGAGTGGACCGTGCGGACCAGCGGCTCGCGCAGCGTGCGCTCGTCGTCGAGGGCGAGATCGGCCAACCGCTCCCGGAACTCCTCCGCCGCGCGCCTGCTCCCGACCAGCAGGAGCGTGCGCGCGGGGTCCTCGCCCGCGGCCAGCCGCCCCGCGATGGCCGCCAGCAGCAGCGTGGTCTTGCCCGTGCCCGGCCCGCCGACGACCCGCAGCGGGCCCGCGGTGTGCGCGAGCACCCGCTGCCCCGCGGCGTCCCACTCGGGCGCGACCAGGCCGGGGCGCGGGGCGCGCACCAGGCCGGGCGCCACCCGTGCGGGAGCGAGGGTCCGAGTCACGGGAACGATGCAACCACGGGGCCCCGACAGTCCCGCGGCCCGCCCGGGCGGTGGGGGTGCGCGTCCCCCCGTCCCGAGTTGCAGGAAAGCCACGTTCCCGCAACCAGATGGCGGGAACGTGGCTTTCCTGACCCTCGGAGCGGCACGTCCGACCCCCACCCGCACCGCCGTGCGACGATCTCGCCGTGCCCCTGCACCTCCACCGGCTCGGCGTCGGCACCCCCGTCCTCGCCCTGCACGGCGTCACCGGTCACGGGGAGCGCTGGCAGGTCCTCGCCGACGCGCTGCCCGGGCACGAGGTGCTCGGCGTCGACCTCCGCGGGCACGGCCGCTCCCCCTGGACCCCGCCGTGGGGCCTCGAGCAGCACGTCGCCGACGTCCTCGCCGTCCTCGATGCCGGGGGCCTCGACCGCGTCCCGGTGATCGGGCACTCCTTCGGCGGCGCGATCGCGGTGCACCTGTCCCGCACGGCGCCCGAGCGGGTGGAGCGGGTCGTGCTGCTCGACCCGGCCATCGGGCTCGACGCCGACGACATGCTCGCGGCCGCCGAGGACACCCGCGCCGACGAGTCCTACCCCGACCTCGCCACCGCCCGCGCCGACCGCGCGCAGCGCTGGGAGGGCATCGACGCGGCACTCGTCGACGCCGAGCTCGCCGCCCACCTCGTCCCCGACGGGGACCGGCTGCGCTACCGCTACTCCCGCGCCGCCGTCGTCGCGGCGTGGGGCGAGATGGCCCGCCCGGCCGTCGTCCCGGCGGTGCCGACGCTGCTGGTACCCGCCACGCGGGCCGACTTCGTCGCACCGTCCTGGGTCGACGCCTGCCGCACCGCGCTGGGCGACGACCTCACCGTCGCCCCCGTCGACGCCAGGCACATGGTGTTCCTGGAGCGCACGGCCGAGGTCGCCGCGCACGTGTCCGCGTTCCTGGGCGGTTAGATGGACGAGGAGACGCTCGAGCGCGTGCGGGAGGTCGTCCGCGCGATCCCGCCGGGCACGACGTCGAGCTACGGCGAGGTCGCCGCCCGCGCGGGCCTGCCCGGCCGCGCCCGCCTGGTCGGCCGGATCCTCGCCGAGGACGGCCACGACCTGCCCTGGCACCGCGTCCTGCGGGCCGACGGCACCTGCGCGCCGCAGATCGCCCGGGAGCAGGCGGCGCGGTTGCGGGTGGAGGGGGTGCTGCTGGTGGACGGCCGGCTCCCCCGGCGCAAGGGCTGACGCGCCCAGCCCCGCCCCAGCCCCGCGCCCCGCGCCCCTCCCCGCCCCCGCTCCCGCCCCAAGTGACAGTGAAGTGGCTTTACTGCCACTGGGCGCCAGTAAAGCCACTCCACTGTCACTAGAGGGGCGGGGCGGCGGGCGCACTGGGAGCGGCGGGCTGCGCGGGCGGCGGGCTGCGCGGGCGGCGGGCTGCGCGGGCGGCGGGCTGCGCGGGCTGGCGGGCGGCGGGCTGGCGGGCGACGGGCTGGGCGGGCGAGCTGGGCAGCGGGCTAGGCGGGCGGCGGCCTCAGGCCGTCTGCACCACCCCGGCGGCCAGGGCCGCCTCGTACCGCGCCACCACCAGCCCGATCACCGCGTCGTGGGCCGCCAGCGGCGCGGCCACCACGTCGGCGCCCGCGTCGTCGAGGCCCTGCTGGAACAGGCCCGGGGCCAGCAGCCAGGACGCCACCGCCACCCGCTCGGCCCCCTCGGCGCGCAGGGCGGCGACCGTCTCGGGCACCCGCGGCCCCCCGGTCGCGATCGTGGCCAGGCTGACCGGGCGGCCGAGGCGGTGGCCGAGGCGGCGGGCGGCCAGTGCGCCGTCGGCCTGGGCGTACGGGTCCGACGACCCGGCGACGGCGAGCACCACGGCGTCACCGGGACGCAGCCCGGCGGCGTGCAGGCGGTCGGCGGCCACCCCGACGAGCGCGGGGTCGGGGCCGAACGTGTCGCCGACGAGGACGTCGGTGCGGCCGGTGGCGCGGATCTGCTCCGGCACGTCGACGCGCACGTGGTAGCCCGCGGCCAGGAACATCGGGACGGCGACGCAGGGACCGGGCAGCAGCGCGAGCGCGTCGGCGGGAGTGGGCCGCCGGACGTCGACGTAGCAGGCCTCCACCGGCACGCCCAGCGCGTGGCGGGCGCGCTCGGCCACCTCCTCGGTGACGACCGCGCCGCCGGGGTGGCGGGTGCCGTGGGCGACGAGCAGCAGGCTCACGGGGCGTCCCCGTGCACGCAGTGCCCGCCCAGGTCGGTGCCGCTCGCGGGGTCGAGCGCGAGGCGGTAGCCGCGCTTGACGACGGTCTGCACGAGCTTCGGCTCGCCGAGCGCGCTGCGCAGCCGGGCCATCGCGGTCTCGACGGCGTGCTCGTCGTCGCCCCCGCCGGGCAGGGCGCGCAGCAGGTCGGCGCGGCCGACGACCCGTCCGGGACGCCGGGCCAGCGCGCGGAGCAGCGCCATCCCGGCGGGCGGCACGGCGCGCAGCGCCCCGTCGACCAGCACGGCCTGCCCCCGCAGCTCCACCCGGTGCCCGGCCACCGGCAGCCGCCGGGCGCGGTCGGGCATCTCGGCCTCCAGGCAGCGCACCATCGCGCCCAGGCGCGAGCGCTGCGGCTGCACCGTGCAGACGTCGAGCGCCTCCAGCGGCGCCGCGGTGACCGGCCCGACGCACAGCGACAGCACCGGCCCGCGCAGGGCGTCGACCAACTGCTCGCGCACCCCGCGCTCGGCGGCGCGGGCGAGCAGGCCGGCGGCGGCGGGCGCGCTGGTGAAGGCGAGGGCGTCGATGCCGCCGGAGAGGACGGCGTCGAGCAGGCGGTCGAGCGGGCCGAGGTCGGCGGGCGGCAGCCAGCGGTACACCGGGATCTGGACGACGGACGCGCCCGCGATCTCCAGCGCCTCGACGACGTCGGGCAGCGGCTCGCCGTGCAGCTGCACCGCGATGCGCTTCCCGTCGAGCGGCGGGCCGGCGAGCAGGTACTCCAGCACCTCGGCCGAGGACTCCGACGGCGGCGACCACGCGTCGACCAGGCCGGACGCCCGGATCGCGCCGCGGGCCTTGGGGCCACGGGCGAGCAGCGTGCCGGAGCCCAGCGCGCGGAGCAGGTCCTCGCCCAGGCCCCAGCCGTCGGCCGCCTCGACCCAGCCGCGGTAGCCGATGCCGGTGGTGGCGACGGTGATGTCGGGCGGGTCGGCGATGAGGTCGCGGGTGGCGGCGAGCAGCTCGGTGTCGTCGGCGACGGGGACGATCCGCAGCGCCGGGCCGTGCACGACGCACGCCCCGCGCCGCGCCAGCATCGTGCCCAGCTCCTCGGCCCGGCGCGCGGCGGTGACGCCGACGGTGAACCCGGCCAGAGGCGGGACGTCGGTCAGCGGCGAGGGTGCGGTGGTGGTGGTCACGGCGGCTACCACGGTAGCCCGACGTGCACGTGCCCGTCCTCGACCCGCACCGGATAAGAGGGCAAGGACACGTCCGGGTCGTCGAGGCAGCGCCCGTCGAGGAGGCTGAACGCCTGCTTGTAGACCGGCGACGCAACGGTCGGCACACCGGCGCGGTCGCCGACGATCCCGCGCGACACGACCGCGGCGCCGGAGAACGGGTCGACGTTGCCGACCGCGTGCACCGCGCCGTCGTGGGTGCGGAACAGCGCGACCTGGACGTCGCCGAACAGCGCCGCCACCCCCCGCTCCGGCATCAGCCGCTCCAGCGGGCAGACGCGCTCCCACCGCCCGTGAGCGGCGTCCGTCGCCCCGGCCACGGTTTCCGCGCACGAGGGGTTCTCCACGGCGGTCACGCGCCCACCACCGGCATCCCCAGCGCGACCGGCACCGGCTGCCCGCGCTCCTCGCGGACCTGCACCAGCGGGTCGGGCGTGTCCGGCGCGTTGACGAAGGACACGAAGCGCGCGAGCTTCTCCTCGTCCTCCAGCACGCCGCGCCACTCGTCGGCGTAGTTGCCCACGTGCTCGTCCATGGCGGCCTCCAGGTCGGCGCAGATCCCCAGGGAGTCGTCGACGACGACCGCGCGCAGGTGCTCCAGCCCGCCCTCGAGCGACTCGATCCACGGGGCGGTGCGCTGCAGCCGGTCGGCGGTGCGGATGTAGAACATGAGGTAGCGGTCGATGAGCTTCACCAGCGTCTCCGTGTCGAGGTCGGAGGCGAGCAGCTCGGCGTGGCGCGGGGTGAACCCGCCGTTGCCGCCGACGTAGAGGTTCCAGCCCTCCTCCGTCGCGATGATCCCGAAGTCCTTGCTGCGGGCCTCCGCGCACTCGCGCGCGCAGCCCGACACCCCGGACTTGAGCTTGTGCGGGCTGCGCAGCCCGCGGTAGCGCAGCTCGAGGGCGACGGCGAGCCCGACGGAGTCCTGCACGCCGTAGCGGCACCACGTCGTCCCGACGCACGACTTCACCGTGCGCAGCGACTTCCCGTACGCGTGCCCGGACTCGAACCCGGCGTCGACGAGCCGGCGCCAGATCGCGGGCAGCTGCTCGACGCGGGCGCCGAACATGTCGATCCGCTGTCCGCCGGTGATCTTCGTGTAGAGCCCGAAGTCGCGCGCCACCTCGCCGATGACGATCAGCCCCTCGGGCGTGACCTCCCCGCCCGCGAGCCGCGGCACCACCGAGTACGTGCCGTTGCGCTGCAGGTTCGCCAGGAAGTGGTCGTTGGTGTCCTGCAGGGTGGCGCGCTCGCCGTCGTGGACGTGACCGGGCCCGGTCGACGCCAGGATCGACGCGACGGCGGGCTTGCAGATGTCGCAGCCGCGGCCGGTGCCGTGGCGCGCGACCAGCTCGGAGAAGGTCCGGATCCCGGACCCCCTGACGATCTCGAACAGCTCGGCCCGCGACTGCGCGAAGTGCTCGCACAGCGCCTTGGACACCTCGACGCCGGAGTCCACGAGCAGCTTCTTGAGCAGCGGCACGCACGACCCGCAGCTCGTGCCGGCCCGCGTGCAGCTCTTCAGCTCCGGCACGGTGGCGGCGCCGTCGTGGATCGCGTGCACGATCGCGCCCTTGGTGACGGCGTTGCACGAGCAGATCTGCGCGGAGTCGGGCAGCGCGTCGGCCCCCAGCTCGACCCCGCCGGGCGCGATCATCGCGACCGGGTCGGCCGGCAGCGGCGACCCGACGAGCGGGCGCAGCGTCGCGTACTTCGACGCGTCGCCGACGAGCACGCCGCCCAGCAGCGTGCGGGCGTCGTCGGACACCACGAGCTTCGCGTACGTGCCCGCCACCGGGTCGTTGACGACGACCTCCAGCGCGCCCGGCGTGCTCCCCTGCGCGTCGCCGAAGCTGGCGACGTCGACGCCGAGCATCTTCAGCTGCGTCGACATGTCGAGCTCCGCGGGCGTCATCGTGGCGGGCCCGCCGAGCAGGCGGTCGGCGACGACCTCGGCCATCGCGTACCCCGGCGCCACGAGCCCGTAGGTGCGCCCCTCCAGCGCCGCGACCTCGCCGATCGCCCACACGTGCTCGTCGGAGGTGCGGCAGCGGTCGTCGACGAACACGCCGCCGCGCTCCCCCAGCCGCAGCCCGGCCGCGCGGGCCAGGGCGTCGGCGGGGCGGATGCCGGCGGAGAAGACGACGAGGTCGGCGTCGAGCTCCACACCGTCGGACAGGGTGGCGACCAGCCGGCCCCGGTCCTCGGCGATCCCGTTGACGGAGACGCCGCAGCGCACCGCGAGGTCCTCGGACTCGATGATGCGCCGCAGCAGCGCCCCACCGCCCTCGTCGACCTGCACCGGCATCAGCCGCGGCGCGATCTCCACGACCTGCGGCGAGAGCCCCAGCGAGCGCAGCGCCCGCGCCGCCTCCAGACCGAGCAGCCCGCCCCCGACCACGACGGCCGAGCGCCGACCCGGTCCGGGCCGGGCGACGGCGGCGGCCGCGGCGGCCTTGATCGCGTCGAGGTCGTCGAGGGTGCGGTAGACGAAGCAGCCGGGCAGGTCGCGGCCCGGCACCGGCGGCACGAACGGCACCGAGCCGGTGGCCAGCACGAGCGCGTCGTAGGGCAGGACCCGGCCGGACGCCGTGGTGACGCGGCGGTCGTCGCGGTCGATCGTGACGACCGGGTCGCCCAGGTGCAGGTCGACGGCGTCGGTGAGCTCGGCCAGCGTCAGGTCCTCGGCGCTGGCCCCGTCGACGTAGGACGACAGCGCGACCCGGTCGTAGGCCGGCCGCGCCTCCTCCCCGAGGACGGTGATGCGCCACTCCCCGGACCGGTCGCGGTCGCACAGGGCCTGGACCAGGCGGTGCCCGACCATCCCGTTGCCGATGACGACGAGTTCCCTCATGCCGCTCCCTCCCGCACGGCGCTGAGCACCGGTGGATCGGACTCGATCGGATCGCTCTGGGCCAGCCACGAGCAGATGCCGCGGACGGTGTCGCCGCAGCTCCCGCAGCCGGTGGTGGCGCGCGTGGCCCGCGCGAGCGCGGGCGGGTCGGTCGCGCCGGCGCGCCAGGCCGTGATCAGCGCGCCCTTGGTGACGGTGTTGCAGCGGCACACCACCGCCGACGACGGCAGGCGGCCGGGGTCGGCGGTCTCGGCCGCGCCGGGCAGCGCGCGGCCCAGCAGCAGCGCGAGCCGGTCGCCCTCGGCCACCGGCAGCGCGCCGTCGAAGAACTGGACGACGGTCGCCGCGGCGTCGGGCAGGCCCAGCACCGCGCCCGCGACGACCCGCTCGTCGCGGAACGCCAGCGCGGCGTAGCGGCCCGAGGCGGGGTCGGAGAAGCGCAGCGACGAGGCGTCGAGGAGCGCCGGGTCGCCGACCGTGGCCAGGTCGACGTCGCGCGCCTTGAGCCGGGTGACGGTGCGGGTGCCGCGGTAGCGGGCGGCGGGGTCGGTGCCGGTGAGCAGGTCGGCGAGCACCGCGGCCTGCTCCCAGCCGGGCTGCACCACCCCGGCGACGGCCCCCGCGTGCTGGGCGCAGTCGCCGACGGCGTGCACGCGGTCGTCGGAGGTGGCGAGGCGGTCGTCGACGAGCACACCGGCGTCGGTCGCGATCCCGGCGTCGTGGGCCAGGCCGGTCTCGGCCCGCACCCCGGTGGCGACGACGAGCGCGTCGGCGTCGAGCAGCTCACCGCCGTCCAGGCGCAGCCCGGCCCCGGGCTCCCACCCGAGCGCGCGCACCCCGGTGCGGACCTCCACGCCGAGCCGCTCCAGCGTCGCCGCGAGCACGTGGCCCGCGCCGGCGTCGACCTGGCGCTCCATGAGGTGCGGCCCGCGGTGCAGCAGCGTGACGCGCGTGCCGCGGCCGGCGAGCCCGCGCGCGGCCTCGCAGCCCAGCAGGCCCCCGCCGAGCACCGCGAACCGCGTGCCGGGGCGGGCGCGGTCCAGGATCGCCGCGCAGTCGTCGAGGTCCCGGAATGCGGTGGCGTGCTCGAACCCCGGCCCCGCGGGGACGTGCGCGCGGCTGCCCGTGGCCAGCACGAGCTCGTCGTAGGGCTCCTCGGTGCCGTCATCGGCGAGAACGACCCGGCGACTGCGGTCGATCTTGACGGCGGCGACGCCGAGGCGGAGGTCGATCCGCCGCCGCGCGGCCCAGCCGCCCGGGTACAGCTCGACCGCGCGCGGCGTGAGCCCGCCCGCGAGGACGGTCGAGAGCAGCACGCGGTTGTAGGCCGGGCGCGGCTCGGCGCCGAGGACGGTGAGGCGGACGCGGCGCCCGTCGGGGTCGCGGCGGCGCACCTCGTCGCACAGACGGGCACCCACCATCCCGTTCCCGACCACGACCACCCGGCGACTCATGCGGGCGACGGTAAGGAGCGGCCGTTACGGACGTGCGGCTCCCGGTGACACAGGGGTTACACGGCTCGCACATCGGCGGGTGGGGGCGGTGAGCCCCTAGCCTGCCCCCGTGACCCTCTCCGAGAAGGCCGCCGGACTCCGGCGCCTGCACTCCGCTCCCGAACTGCTCGTCGTCGTCAACGTCTGGGACGCCATCAGCGCGAAGGTGGTGGCCGACCAGGGCAGCACAGCCCTCGCCACCGCCAGCCACTCCATCGCCGCGACCCTGGGCTACCCCGACGGGGAGCAGATCCCGCGCGACCTGATGATCGACATGGTGGGGCGCATCGCCGCCGCCGTGGACCTCCCCGTGAGCGCCGACCTCGAGAGCGGCTACGGCGACGCCGGCGAGACCGTCCGCCGCGCGATCGGCGTCGGGATCGTCGGGGCCAACCTCGAGGACAGGATGCAGCCCCTCGCCGACTCCGTCGCCGCCGTCACCGCTGCGGTGAAGGCGGGCGAGGCCGAGGGCGTCGACTTCGTCCTCAACGCCCGCACCGACGCGTTCCTCAAGGCGGGCGACCGCGACCGCGCCGAGGTCCTGACCGACGCCGTCGAGCGCGGCCGCGCGTTCCTCGACGCCGGCGCGACCTGCGTGTTCGTGCCCGGCAAGTTCGACGAGGCCACGATCACGGCGCTCGTCGAGGGCATCGGGGAGCGGAAGGTCAGCCTCATCCACGTGCCCGGGTCGGTGCCGCAGGCGCGGATGGCCGAGCTGGGGGTCGCGCGGGTGTCGTTCGGGCCGTGGAGCCAGCGGTCGGTGCTGACCCACCTCGCCGGCCTCACCCGCGACCTCCTCGCCGGCGGGGCGCTGCCGGAGGGGACGCAGCCGCTGAACTAGCTGTTCCTTTCGGGTGCGGCGTGGTGGTCGTGGGGGGCCGCCGCGGCGCACCCCCGCGATCAGGGCCTGCGGCCCCGTGTTCGGCGTCGGGCGCCGGTTGCTCCGGCGCCCGGGCCGAGGCCGACGGTCGGACGGACCGAGCCGGGGGTCGGGGCCGGGCGGCGGCTGAGCCGGTGACGGTCGGGCCGGGGCGACGGGCCGAGCCGGCGGCGGACTGGTCGGGCGAGGAGCCGAGCCGGCGGCGGACTGGCCGGGCGAGGAGCCGAGCCGGCGGCGGACTGGCCGGGCGAGGAGCCGAGCCGGCGGCGGACTGGCCGGGCGAGGAGCCGAGCCGGCGGCGGACTGGCCGGGCGAGGAGCCGAGCCGGCGGCGGACTGGCCGGGCGAGGGAGCTGAGCCGGCGGCGGCCGGGCCGGGCGATGAGCCGAGCTGGTGGGCGGCCGGGCGGCCGTCGCGCGGTGATCACCGGGACCGCGCCGCCACGGCCCTCCGAACGACCGCCACGTCACACTTCCGACGATCACCGGCACTGCCGGCCCCATGATCGCGGAAACCGCACCACCACTGCCCGCCCGACGACCCTGACGGCACGGTCCCGGCGATCAAGGCCGGCGCAGCCCGCATGATCGCCGAAACCGCGCCATCACAACCCTCCCAACGACCCCCACGTCACGGTTCCGGCGATCAAGGGCAGATGGCGGCGGCTGCGGTGGTGGCAATGCCGGGTTGACCGTCGGGGCTTCGGATAGGCGGCGGGCCGGAGGGAGGCGGCGGGCCCCGGGCGAGGAGGCGGAGGGCCTGAGGAGTCGGCGGCCCGAGGAGTCGGCCCGAGAAGCCGGCGGCCCGAGAAGCCGGCGGCCCGAGAAGCCGGCGGCCCGAGAAGCCGGCGGCCCGAGAAGCCGGCGGCCCGAGAAGCCGGCGGCCCGAGAAGCCGGCGGCCCGAGAAGCCGGCGGCCCGAGAAGCCGGCGGCCCGAGAAGCCGGCGGCCCGAGAAGTCGGCGGCCCGAGAAGTCAGCGGCCCGGGGAGTCAGCGGCCCGAGGAGTCGCGAGGCCGGGAAGGTGCAGGGCCGGGAGTCCGGAGCTTCGCCAGACCGGAGGAGGCCCGGCCCGGCGGCCACCCCTCCAGTGATCACCAAGACAGCACCCCCACGGCCCTCCCGACGACCCTGGCGTCGCACTCCTGACGATCATCGCCTCCCGAGCCCGAGTGATCGTCGAAACCGCACCACCACCGCCCTCCCGACGACCGCCACGTCACACTCCCGCCGATCAAGGGCAGAGAGCGCGGGGTGAGCGGCACTGGGCCGCATGGCGAGCGGTCGGACCGGGAGCCCGGCACCACCGCCCGCGACAGCTCACCGGAACCGCCCGCTGGAAACGAACCGCCCGCGGTGACAACCGAACCGCCGGCGACCGCCACCGGAAAGCCGCGCCGCGACCAACTGGACCAGGTCCGGAAAGCCCG contains these protein-coding regions:
- a CDS encoding FAD-dependent oxidoreductase — encoded protein: MSRRVVVVGNGMVGARLCDEVRRRDPDGRRVRLTVLGAEPRPAYNRVLLSTVLAGGLTPRAVELYPGGWAARRRIDLRLGVAAVKIDRSRRVVLADDGTEEPYDELVLATGSRAHVPAGPGFEHATAFRDLDDCAAILDRARPGTRFAVLGGGLLGCEAARGLAGRGTRVTLLHRGPHLMERQVDAGAGHVLAATLERLGVEVRTGVRALGWEPGAGLRLDGGELLDADALVVATGVRAETGLAHDAGIATDAGVLVDDRLATSDDRVHAVGDCAQHAGAVAGVVQPGWEQAAVLADLLTGTDPAARYRGTRTVTRLKARDVDLATVGDPALLDASSLRFSDPASGRYAALAFRDERVVAGAVLGLPDAAATVVQFFDGALPVAEGDRLALLLGRALPGAAETADPGRLPSSAVVCRCNTVTKGALITAWRAGATDPPALARATRATTGCGSCGDTVRGICSWLAQSDPIESDPPVLSAVREGAA
- a CDS encoding isocitrate lyase/PEP mutase family protein translates to MTLSEKAAGLRRLHSAPELLVVVNVWDAISAKVVADQGSTALATASHSIAATLGYPDGEQIPRDLMIDMVGRIAAAVDLPVSADLESGYGDAGETVRRAIGVGIVGANLEDRMQPLADSVAAVTAAVKAGEAEGVDFVLNARTDAFLKAGDRDRAEVLTDAVERGRAFLDAGATCVFVPGKFDEATITALVEGIGERKVSLIHVPGSVPQARMAELGVARVSFGPWSQRSVLTHLAGLTRDLLAGGALPEGTQPLN